Proteins from a single region of Pseudopedobacter saltans DSM 12145:
- a CDS encoding ABC transporter permease, giving the protein MDARENIRIAIQSIKGNKLRTFLTALIIAIGLMALVGILTSIDAIKGSLNSTFSNMGANSFTIRNRGTGIRIGAGGVKPKVWPVITYREAVEFKKRFSMSTALVSVNTFASRGSTAKYEGKKTNPNISVLGADDAYLYTGGYKLASGRNFSKDEMELGINVIIIGQEVKNNLFPTENPLEKVITIGNDKFRIIGVFDKKGSSSGFGGDRLCVIPLFKARQINRSTNPTYTISVMLNNPSQMEYAIGESTALFRNIRKVEISKPDNFEITKSDSLAQTLFENLKFVQYAGIAIGFITLAGAAVALMNIMLVSVTERTREIGVRKAIGATPEIIRRQFLYEAIMICLIGGFCGIFMGILIGNILAITMGASFLIPWAWIFLGLTACIITGLLSGFIPASKAAKLDPVEALRYE; this is encoded by the coding sequence ATGGATGCCAGAGAAAACATTAGAATTGCGATACAATCAATAAAAGGCAATAAGCTCAGGACTTTTCTTACAGCCTTGATCATTGCTATAGGGTTAATGGCTTTAGTTGGAATCCTGACATCTATCGATGCCATAAAAGGTTCTTTAAACAGTACATTTTCAAATATGGGCGCCAACTCTTTTACTATACGTAACAGAGGAACAGGAATAAGAATAGGTGCAGGTGGTGTTAAACCCAAAGTATGGCCAGTTATCACCTATCGCGAAGCAGTGGAATTTAAAAAGCGTTTCAGTATGTCTACCGCTTTGGTTTCCGTAAATACTTTTGCTTCCCGAGGTTCTACCGCCAAATATGAAGGCAAGAAAACCAATCCCAATATTTCTGTATTAGGTGCTGATGACGCCTATTTATATACTGGTGGATATAAATTGGCATCTGGCAGAAATTTCTCCAAAGATGAGATGGAACTGGGCATCAACGTTATCATTATTGGTCAGGAAGTAAAAAACAACTTATTTCCAACTGAAAATCCGTTAGAGAAGGTTATTACCATAGGAAATGATAAGTTCAGAATTATTGGCGTTTTTGACAAAAAGGGCTCCAGCTCGGGTTTTGGAGGCGACAGACTTTGTGTGATCCCATTATTTAAAGCCAGGCAAATAAACAGAAGCACTAACCCGACTTATACCATTTCTGTAATGTTGAACAATCCGAGTCAAATGGAATACGCTATTGGTGAATCTACAGCTTTGTTTCGTAATATAAGGAAGGTTGAAATTAGTAAACCCGACAATTTCGAAATTACCAAGAGTGACTCTTTAGCTCAAACATTGTTCGAAAACCTGAAATTTGTTCAATATGCAGGTATTGCTATAGGCTTTATTACTTTAGCGGGCGCCGCAGTAGCTCTAATGAACATCATGCTTGTTTCTGTTACGGAAAGAACCCGGGAAATCGGCGTAAGGAAAGCTATTGGCGCTACACCTGAAATTATCAGGAGACAATTTTTATATGAAGCCATTATGATTTGTCTTATCGGCGGATTTTGCGGGATTTTTATGGGAATTCTTATTGGAAATATTTTGGCGATTACAATGGGTGCCTCATTTTTAATCCCCTGGGCCTGGATATTCCTGGGTTTAACTGCTTGTATTATTACCGGATTACTCTCGGGATTTATTCCTGCTTCCAAGGCTGCCAAATTAGACCCTGTAGAAGCTTTGAGATACGAATAG